CGGCGTGGTGCTCATCGGCATGGGCGAACGCACCAGCCCGCAAGCCGTGGTGCAAGTGGCCAGGAACGTGCTGGGCAAGCAAGGCGGCGCCACCCGTGTGATTGCCTGCCAGATGCCCAAATCGCGTGCCGCCATGCACCTGGACACCGTATTCAGCTTCCTGGATATCGACCTGCTGTCGGTATTCCCGGACGTGGTCAACGACATCGTCTGCACCAGCATCTACGCCGCTGACAAGGAAGGCGAAATCCGTTTCGAACGCCACGACGGCGTACCGTTTACCGAAGTGGTACGCCAGGCACTGGGCCTGAAGGAAGTCCACATCATCCAGACCGCCGGCGATGCCTACCAGCGCGAACGCGAACAATGGGATGACGGCAACAACGTGGTGGCCCTGGACCGCCGCGTGGTGGTGGCCTACGACCGCAACACCTACACCAACAAGCTGATGCGTCAGCACGGCGTGGAAGTGATCGAGATTCCGGCCTCCGAACTGGGCCGCGGCCGTGGCGGTGGTCACTGCATGACCTGCCCGATCATCCGTGACGAAGTGAAGATTTAAACCGCTGCACCCGCAGCACACCAAGCACATCAATACCGCCCGGTGGCGACGGCCAAGCCCGCCACCCGGCACCGAAACAAGGAGTGTTACCATGGCCTTCAATCTGCGCAACCGCAACTTCCTCCGCATGCTGGACTTCACCCCGCGCGAAATCCGCTACATGCTCGACCTGGCCCGCGACCTGAAACGCGCCAAGTACACCGGCACCGAACAGCAACACCTGAAGGGCAAGAACATCGCCCTGATCTTCGAAAAAACCTCCACCCGCACCCGCTGTGCGTTCGAAGTAGCCTGCTACGACCAGGGTGCCAACGTCACCTACCTCGGACCGTCCGGCTCGCAGATCGGTATCAAGGAATCGATGAAAGACACCGCCCGCGTGCTGGGTCGCATGTATGACGCCATCGAATACCGTGGCTTCGACCAGGACATGGTGGAGAACGAACTGGCCAAATTTGCCGGCGTCCCGGTGTACAACGGCCTGACCGACGAATGGCACCCCACCCAGATGCTGGCCGACGTGCTGACCATGTGGGAAAACAGCGACAAGCCCATCTCGCAAATCAGCTACACCTACCTGGGCGACGCCCGCAACAATATGGGCAACTCCCTGCTGGTGATTGGTGCCAAGCTGGGCATGGACGTCCGCATCGGCGCCCCGAAACACCTGTGGCCGACCGACGAACTGGTAGCCGAATGCCGTGAAATCGCCGCCCGCACCGGTGCTCGCATCACCCTGACCGAAGACGCTGCTGAAGCCGTCAAGGGGACTGACTTCATCCATACCGACGTCTGGGTATCGATGGGCGAACCGGCCGAAGTGTGGGCCGAACGCATCCGCCTGCTTAAGCCTTACCAAGTGAATGCCGCGCTGATGGCTGCTGCACAGAACCCGCAAGTCAAGTTCATGCACTGCCTGCCGGCCTACCACAACAGCGAAACCAAGGTCGGCAAGGAAATCGCCGCCCAGTACCCGGACCTGGCCAATGGCATTGAAGTGACCGAAGACGTGTTCGAAAGCGAAGCCTGCATTGCCTTCGAGCAAGCCGAGAACCGCATGCACACCATCAAGGCCATCTTGGTAGCGACGCTCGGAGATTAAGCCTGAGGCATCGTGGCAAAGCCCTACGACTTTGCCACACCGCCAGTGCCTGAAGTCTGACAGCAACACCGTTTCACCCACCACGACGACACCCCCTTGAAGTCGTGGCGGCGGAATCCGCACCCCCTCACTCAGGCGGATTCCACCCTCCGGCAGGTCATCCCCCGGTGACCTGCCGCCCCATCCGACACACACCGGCCTGCCACAGGCAGACCGGCCACGCCACTGTCCCGACCGCGCGGACAGGGCCAGAAAAGGAAACATCATGCGAGTCGTCGTAGCCCTGGGCGGCAATGCCCTGCAACGTCGTGGCGAAGCCATGACCGCTGACAACCAACGCGCCAACGTCAAGGTAGCCGCCGAACAACTGGCCGCCGTCACCCGGCTGGGCCACAACCTGGTGATGTGCCACGGCAACGGCCCGCAAGTCGGCCTGCTGGGCCTGCAAAACGACGCCTATGCCCGCCACGTCGACGGCAAGGTCACCCCCTATCCGCTGGATGTACTGGGTGCCCAGACCGAAGGCATGATCGGCTACATGATCGAACAGGAACTGGGCAACGTGCTGCCGTTTGAAGTGCCGCTGGCCACCATCCTCACCCAGACCGAAGTGGACGCCGCCGACTCCGCCTTCCAGAACCCCACCAAATTCGTCGGCCCGGTATACAGCAAGCAAGAAGCCGAAGCGCTGGCTGCCAGCCACGGCTGGACGGTGAAAGCCGACGGCGACTACTACCGCCGCGTGGTACCGAGCCCGAAACCGAAACGCATCTTCGAAATGCGCCCGATCAAATGGATGATCGAAAAAGGCGCGGTGGTGATTGCTGCCGGTGGCGGTGGCATCCCCACCATGTACCAGGGTGACAAACTGGTCGGCGTGGAAGCGGTGATCGACAAAGACCTGGCCTCCGCCCTGCTGGCACGCGAAGTGGACGCCGACTACTTCGTCATCGCCACCGACGTGAAGAGCGTGTTTGTTGGCTGGGGCACTCCCGAAGCCAAAGCCATCCGCCACGCCCACCCGGACGAAATGGACAAGCTGGGCTTTGCTGCCGGTTCGATGGGCCCGAAAGTGGAAGCCGCCTGCGAATTCGCCCGCCTGACCGGCAAGCGTGCGGTGATTGGCGCGCTGGAAGACATCGAGAAGATCGTCAAGGGCGAAGCCGGCACCATCATCTCCACCGAGAAGACCGGGATCGAGTGGTACTGAGTGAGGGGCTGAAACACCTGCTGCTGCGTTGCGACGTCGGCTGAAGGGCTGGTGAGGTATGGATCAACAAGGGCTGCCATGGCAGCCCTTTTGTTATGCTTGATCAATAATGAATTAATTGTGACATTATTTTCATTCGTATTTTTTCGATTGCGAAAATAATGCAAAAACAACAGGATAGATCACTTCGAGTGAAGATATTCTTGGCTTGCCTTTGTCTTTATCTGCAACGATAATCGCCCCCATCATGCAGGAGAGAGTGGCCAATCGCGGCCACCGCCGAAGGCGCAAGCGCACCCGCAATCGCTCAGGCAAAAGGACTGCATCATCGGATATCACGTATCTGCTTTACTCTGGAGAGCGCTGCCCACGTAGGTAGCCACCGAAGGGGCTAACGGCGGCTGAAAATGCCCGCCGGAAAATCTCAGGTGTCAGGACAGAGGGGTGTTGTACCAAGACAGGCAAAACACCCCCTTTGCAAGGACGCACAGATGACGGCCCCGAAACGTACCCCCCTGTTTGACGCTCATGTCGCCGCCGGCGCCAAAATGGTTGATTTCGCCGGTTGGGAAATGCCCATCCATTACGGCTCCCAGCTGAAGGAACATGAGATCGTGCGTAGCGACGCCGGCATGTTTGATGTGTCCCACATGACCGTGATCGACATCACCGGCAGCGACGCCAAGGCCTGGCTGCAACAGCTGATTGCCAACGACGTGGCCAAGCTGCCCTTCGAAGGCAAGGCGCTGTATTCCGGCATGCTGACCGAAGACGGCACCGTGGTGGACGACCTGATTGTCTACCTCACGTCCTATGGCTACCGCATGGTGGTGAATGCCGGTACCACCGACAAGGACCTGGCCTGGATGGACAGCCACAAGGCCGGTTTTGATGTCTCCCTCAATGTGCGTCGCGACCTGGCCATGCTGGCCGTGCAAGGCCCCAATGCCATTGCCAAGGTCTGTGCGGTAAAGCCGCAACTGGCCGACGCCATTCAATCACTCAAGGTGTTCCAGGGCTTGCCTGCAGGCGACTGGTTCTTTGCCCGAACCGGCTATACCGGTGAAGACGGTCTGGAAATCATGATTCCGGCTGGCGAAGCCATCAACTTCTTCAATCAGCTGGTAGAGGCCGGCGTGGCCCCCATCGGCTTGGGCGCGCGCGACACCCTGCGCCTGGAAGCCGGCATGAACCTGTACGGCCACGACATGGACGAAACCGTATCCCCGCTGCAGGCCGGCATGGGCTGGACCATTGCCTGGGAACCGGCCAGCCGTGACTTTATCGGCCGCAAGGCGCTGGAAGCACAAAAGGCCGCTGGCGTGCCGATGAAGCAGGTGGGCCTGGTGCTGGAAGGCCGTGGCGTGCTGCGTGAAGGCCAGAAAGTGGTAGTGGAAGGCGTGGGTGAGGGCATCATCACCAGCGGCACCTTCTCGCCCACCCTCAAGCATTCCATTGCCATTGCCCGCGTACCGGCCGCAACCGGTGCCGACGCACAGGTGGATTTGCGTGGTACGCTCACCGCTGTCCGCGTGGTGAAGATGCCGTTCGTGCGCAACGGCAAGAAAGTTTTCGAATAACAGCGAGCCGGGAAACACCGCACCAGCCTGCGCGCTGCGCTGCGGTTTCCCGCTCCCGTAACGGTTCAATCAATCCGAGGAGATTCAATCCATGAGCAATATCCCTGCCGAACTGAAATACGTTGCCAGCCACGAATGGCTGCGTCTGGAAGCCGACGGTTCCGTCACCGTGGGCATTACCGAACATGCACAAGAGCTGCTGGGCGACATCGTGTTCGTCGAGCTGCCGAAAGTGGGTGCCAACCTGGCTGCCGAAGAGCAGGCCGGCGTGGTGGAATCGGTAAAAGCCGCTTCCG
The sequence above is drawn from the Aquitalea denitrificans genome and encodes:
- a CDS encoding ornithine carbamoyltransferase, with the protein product MAFNLRNRNFLRMLDFTPREIRYMLDLARDLKRAKYTGTEQQHLKGKNIALIFEKTSTRTRCAFEVACYDQGANVTYLGPSGSQIGIKESMKDTARVLGRMYDAIEYRGFDQDMVENELAKFAGVPVYNGLTDEWHPTQMLADVLTMWENSDKPISQISYTYLGDARNNMGNSLLVIGAKLGMDVRIGAPKHLWPTDELVAECREIAARTGARITLTEDAAEAVKGTDFIHTDVWVSMGEPAEVWAERIRLLKPYQVNAALMAAAQNPQVKFMHCLPAYHNSETKVGKEIAAQYPDLANGIEVTEDVFESEACIAFEQAENRMHTIKAILVATLGD
- the arcC gene encoding carbamate kinase; the encoded protein is MRVVVALGGNALQRRGEAMTADNQRANVKVAAEQLAAVTRLGHNLVMCHGNGPQVGLLGLQNDAYARHVDGKVTPYPLDVLGAQTEGMIGYMIEQELGNVLPFEVPLATILTQTEVDAADSAFQNPTKFVGPVYSKQEAEALAASHGWTVKADGDYYRRVVPSPKPKRIFEMRPIKWMIEKGAVVIAAGGGGIPTMYQGDKLVGVEAVIDKDLASALLAREVDADYFVIATDVKSVFVGWGTPEAKAIRHAHPDEMDKLGFAAGSMGPKVEAACEFARLTGKRAVIGALEDIEKIVKGEAGTIISTEKTGIEWY
- the gcvT gene encoding glycine cleavage system aminomethyltransferase GcvT, which gives rise to MTAPKRTPLFDAHVAAGAKMVDFAGWEMPIHYGSQLKEHEIVRSDAGMFDVSHMTVIDITGSDAKAWLQQLIANDVAKLPFEGKALYSGMLTEDGTVVDDLIVYLTSYGYRMVVNAGTTDKDLAWMDSHKAGFDVSLNVRRDLAMLAVQGPNAIAKVCAVKPQLADAIQSLKVFQGLPAGDWFFARTGYTGEDGLEIMIPAGEAINFFNQLVEAGVAPIGLGARDTLRLEAGMNLYGHDMDETVSPLQAGMGWTIAWEPASRDFIGRKALEAQKAAGVPMKQVGLVLEGRGVLREGQKVVVEGVGEGIITSGTFSPTLKHSIAIARVPAATGADAQVDLRGTLTAVRVVKMPFVRNGKKVFE
- the gcvH gene encoding glycine cleavage system protein GcvH, with the translated sequence MSNIPAELKYVASHEWLRLEADGSVTVGITEHAQELLGDIVFVELPKVGANLAAEEQAGVVESVKAASDVYAPIAGEVLEVNAELEAAPELANSEPYGAGWFFKIKPANAADLDSLLDAAGYAKEIGA